The following proteins are encoded in a genomic region of Cydia fagiglandana chromosome 26, ilCydFagi1.1, whole genome shotgun sequence:
- the LOC134677522 gene encoding dynein axonemal light chain 1-like, whose translation MAAKATTIKEAIKRWEDKTGQQAATATEVSLIFQWPPIEKMDNSLSCLTNCEKLSLSTNLIEKVSGLNSLKKLRVLSLGRNYIKSFAGMECIGDTLEELWVSYNLIEKLKGINVLRNLRVLYMSNNLVKEWSEFNKLQELPLLEDLLFVGNPLYDGCELEAWRAEAARRLPNLKKLDGETVLREDEPPLTVADMQPDGGDAVETLVSAETND comes from the exons ATGGCTGCTAAAGCGACCACTATAAAAGAGGCAATCAAACGGTGGGAAGACAAGACAGGTCAACAAGCCGCCACCGCCACTGAAGTTAGTTTGATTTTCCAATGGCCACCGATAGAAAAAATGGATAACTCTCTGTCTTGCCTAACCAATTGCGA AAAGTTGAGCCTCTCAACGAACTTGATTGAGAAAGTTTCTGGGTTAAATAGCTTGAAAAAGCTTCGTGTCCTTTCTTTAGGAAGGAACTACATAAAATCATTTGCCGGTATG GAGTGTATAGGGGACACACTAGAAGAACTTTGGGTCTCTTACAACTTAATAGAGAAATTAAAAGGAATTAATGTATTGAGAAACCTGAGGGTTCTGTACATGAGTAACAACTTGGTGAAAGAGTGGAGCGAATTTAACAAACTGCAG gaaCTTCCTCTACTAGAAGACTTGCTTTTCGTTGGTAATCCTCTGTACGACGGGTGCGAACTCGAGGCGTGGCGTGCCGAGGCCGCCAGAAGGCTGCCCAACTTGAAAAAACTGGACGGGGAGACAGTTCTCAGAGAAGACGAACCGCCTTTGACTGTTGCCGATATGCAG cCTGACGGAGGGGATGCCGTAGAAACGCTAGTTAGCGCAGAAACGAACGATTAA
- the LOC134677490 gene encoding E3 ubiquitin-protein ligase RNF220, with amino-acid sequence MLPVLLFNNMEGSSNSLNNNGNNAFGQLYDDNVILNSVRSRKKVSETASCPVCSCTIRQGELESHLNLELDRLYKLSNGVNKRKLSVNSSSNSSFNPLPGSSTEEVPDDQEVDVSGCPGSDVYQRVHSNRLRRLRARRRGSPPPATGECPVCNVNMPTSKLQRHALRCLKRTGAAIDEDLPDSSSDESIDVENDSPGGFGAEYQWCGEWRVRAAALQPADARRATCVRREDHDQALVVDGDEDTELYGPPQYSPSRIAPDAEITPPEQPSEDHPSSENGITERVVSDVHISFTDPEPVRDKPNGLVEASAETRIQALKARIRDLERKQNSASEAKCLICLGAYTSPAVSIQCWHVYCEVCWLESLKAKKICPQCNAITTAQHLRRIYM; translated from the exons ATGTTAcccgttttactttttaataacatGGAAGGGAGTTCTAATTCGCTAAATAACAACGGTAATAACGCTTTCGGACAGTTATACGACGATAATGTGATTTTAAATTCGGTTAGGAGTCGTAAAAAGGTCTCGGAGACGGCTAGTTGTCCAGTTTGCAGTTGTACTATTAGGCAAGGTGAACTGGAGTCACATTTGAACTTAGAATTGGATCGGTTGTATAAGCTTTCAAATGGTGTGAATAAGAGGAAACTGAGTGTAAACAGTTCAAGTAATAGTAGCTTTAATCCTTTGCCTGGATCGAGTACGGAAGAAGTGCCCGACGACCAGGAAGTGGACGTGTCGGGATGCCCGGGAAGTGATGTTTATCAG CGAGTCCACTCTAACCGCCTCCGGCGCCTCCGTGCCAGACGGCGAGGCTCCCCTCCCCCAGCCACGGGCGAGTGCCCTGTCTGCAACGTCAACATGCCTACGTCGAAACTGCAGAGGCACGCCCTCCGCTGCCTGAAGCGGACGGGGGCAGCTATAGATGAAGACTTGCCGGATTCCAGCTCTGATGAGAGCATTGATGTTGag AACGACTCGCCGGGCGGGTTCGGCGCGGAGTACCAGTGGTGCGGCGAGTGGCGCGTGCGCGCGGCCGCGCTGCAGCCCGCCGACGCGCGCCGCGCCACCTGCGTGCGCCGCGAGGACCACGACCAGGCCCTG GTTGTAGACGGTGATGAGGACACGGAACTGTACGGACCACCTCAATACTCGCCTTCGAGAATAGCACCTGAC GCAGAGATCACTCCACCAGAACAACCGTCCGAGGATCACCCGAGCTCGGAGAACGGGATCACAGAGAGAGTTGTCTCCGATGTGCACATTAGCTTCACCGACCCGGAGCCGGTGCGGGACAAACCGAACGGGCTGGTGGAAGCCAGTGCGGAG aCTAGAATACAAGCATTGAAAGCCAGGATAAGAGACTTAGAAAGAAAACAGAACAGCGCTTCAGAA gCCAAGTGTCTTATCTGCCTCGGGGCGTACACGTCGCCCGCTGTCTCCATACAATGCTGGCACGTTTACTGTGAG GTATGCTGGCTGGAGTCACTCAAAGCTAAGAAGATATGCCCTCAGTGCAACGCCATCACGACCGCACAACACTTAAGGAGAATCTACATGTGA